From the genome of Gracilibacillus salitolerans, one region includes:
- a CDS encoding tetratricopeptide repeat protein, producing MPLFKRKKKENDSKTEMQQQVKKEHLTEQIENYKTKLQNAESEGVDQIHILNMLGSLYFEIENYDQAIKYYEASIEENKALGKAFTDLIKLYNIKRKEATKENDKEKVQLYLQKSDDLMKLTKDSIRGRI from the coding sequence ATGCCATTATTTAAAAGAAAAAAGAAAGAAAATGATAGTAAAACAGAAATGCAGCAACAGGTGAAAAAAGAACATTTAACGGAGCAAATAGAGAATTACAAAACAAAACTTCAAAATGCTGAATCTGAAGGCGTAGACCAAATTCACATATTAAATATGCTTGGTAGTTTGTATTTTGAAATAGAGAACTATGATCAGGCCATTAAGTATTACGAAGCAAGTATTGAAGAAAATAAAGCATTAGGAAAAGCCTTTACCGATTTAATCAAGCTATACAACATTAAGAGAAAAGAAGCTACTAAAGAAAATGACAAAGAAAAAGTGCAATTGTATTTACAAAAGTCTGACGATCTTATGAAACTAACAAAAGATTCGATAAGAGGAAGAATATAG
- a CDS encoding Ig-like domain-containing protein, translating into MKKQFRQILTVIAIMVLLLSNANAVFADYTHDIPEAVDPGTPEYQGDENPVPNEPVTYDPSHSMLEDIYKVDKAGGDSFWMDRILERNGSEGGADLFTKGRALYMYVHDPSELGFGGGYAYREMPTGNEQDMYTIQLNDYNTSEESTSRSQYPSHWISSHTDENNILNIQQKKFITYNNVAVTILDITNNSESVVNTDVVVSSSIAKTANEHGTELTGVQKARYELTTMYPRLSGEGFTVNDEVLSKAIDLEPGETTTVKVQMGVTTREIPESTTDYERYAEYDAETAYLTQLNEYNQWWAENVPYIDIPDQNMKKMSYYRTFMSRYNYVDANIPGNDFQFPVSIEGILGYNNAIQLTQPMHMQDLKYFRDPIYSYGNWVSSGESSKYSAFQDNPGDPAHWNNTYEQWIADEAWESYKVHGGDEKILENLARYAEGDVKGQLDKYDPNNNYLVQYDWGSLTGNDADAVALNWRDRDQDRTDQSAFNYSGALAAAEIYSILGKEDKAQEMTALAENIQQSLLDVLWDDSEGENGKVFKQRDIESGELVPWKDQQNFSPFTHELVPNTDDYKQALRFYADAEQFPIMPFFTANQYDKQQAIEAGVGGTNNFSNINSTLQARLFATAIREYPSEYITPTMYRKLIEWSTWTQYIDGDNRYPDNNEFWNSYNEETGQIEYRSWIHHNILGAYNFSIIEDIAGMKPREDDMVELWPIDMGYDYFTVNNLRYHDSDLTIVWDRVDGDKHYENSPEGYSLYLDGQRVFTVDDLVHVSYDPATGDVTILDDESEASILHSEVKLDGFKEATSVTLSSNERAVDMFQKAGVDLSVETSNVENLAKGKPVQASYTSEGTAPEEVTKAKNAVDGFTVSGLPTTRGNHYAAPNPIWGTKGSDNEQEWFEVDLGEPTTFDNVKLYFYNDKHLGNYREPMYYTVQYLDGEDWVSVPYQKKSPLQANFNEVQFNSITSEKVRVSMTPYPGYAVGLKEIQVFETGIEVPVEPNKAPEVSVSIDEDYSQPMKKRFIASVEDDGQPKAFPEISWSKTSGPGEVIFDNQNVIRTVASFSEEGRYVLTVTADDGEYSTSEDIEFDIVQENMNLAQNATPSTSFISSWEDLDAINNGIDPEDSGDKNGGAYGNWGNDSETEWVQYTWEDPVVINQSDVYWWTDGGGIQMPESYTLEYMTEEGEWEHVDIIDGMGVEPDKYNTTTFEPIVTTGLRMTITRGAQWTGILEWKVFEPPVLGLYPEDVKVRVQTGEQPNLPETVQKVFDGLRQDTKVTWNDINDGQLEQSDTQFTIWGSLVSSSQMISATIYVRDESSVTINTITDQHVITKAGQEPFLPSTVEVQYNDGSMDNVNVEVTWEEIDPSQYAEEGEFTVSGEVEGTDKEALLHVTVEKAENEEPQPQPEDPEIVSTEPVEVTTEAGVEPELPDTVTGVYDDESTEQVEVGWDAVDPAEYEEPGSFEVEGTVNGTDIQAIAIVTVIEPEPELQKEMVLWYTFDEGEGTSIADSSSKDNNGDLNGEPYWIEGVQGGALQFNGENNFIDVGNSQELQPSNITVSYWIKRAGEMGKNNIFWAKPDGGWNQDGWYLTYDDGYSSFMVVDGFNRFYVDEPADEFLPLNEWTHVVATFDSDSNEASIYKNGEPQEVTIAEEDGLESITATDDPKYLGYTNPQFDDGFIQTGLDDFRIYNYAMTAEEVSTIYETGGEDPVIEETEEVLIETETGIMPELPASIEVTYNDGTTQQLEVTWDSIDPSQLEEPRSFEVVGTINGTNVEVVAQITVTAKPVLETIELSADRSDLEPGESTTLQVEGWMSDESEVDLSNATIEFSSNNNDFVAFDDNKLMLSEDTDELNAIEVTAVVTLDGAEVTSNTLMIEVNYPPVDTSELSAEIEKAEGLLENAEVGSEPGQYPESASEKLIQAVDQAKEALESNTQSRVDQAVSKLQQAITTFKESIHLPEEPVVVDIELNYQDIVLSTKEKATVKVAAQLSDGTSQDITKDAEFNIEDTNIATVNKQGKISAKQAGVTSLNVSYAGFNKEIAVMVYAPSIKIGEETPVFAGTTIEVEGTNATITLPDDLPTGTTVTINRLETEDIQHSGYEIAGDVLDVHFEYPENKSSEEPFNLTLGFDEEKYSENMVSIYYFNEEKGEWEARGGEAENGLITLSVPHFSIYGVFAQSKTDSGGPDTDLGSKDSDSLSSDNQSPVPSKDKLPGTATSIFNYMLAGVILVAIASILLFMHRRKIKS; encoded by the coding sequence ATGAAGAAACAGTTTAGGCAAATTTTGACGGTCATAGCAATCATGGTTTTGTTACTCAGTAATGCAAACGCCGTTTTTGCAGATTATACGCATGATATTCCTGAAGCAGTAGATCCTGGAACTCCGGAATATCAGGGAGATGAAAATCCAGTTCCCAATGAACCTGTGACATATGATCCTTCCCATTCCATGTTAGAAGATATATATAAAGTCGATAAGGCGGGTGGTGACTCGTTTTGGATGGACAGAATATTGGAGCGGAACGGATCTGAAGGCGGTGCTGACCTATTTACAAAAGGCAGGGCGCTTTATATGTATGTTCACGACCCAAGCGAGCTTGGCTTTGGCGGTGGTTACGCATACCGTGAAATGCCAACAGGAAATGAGCAAGATATGTACACCATTCAACTAAACGATTATAATACATCAGAAGAATCCACCTCGCGTTCACAGTATCCAAGTCATTGGATTAGTTCCCACACCGATGAAAATAACATATTAAATATCCAACAGAAAAAATTTATTACGTACAACAATGTTGCGGTCACTATATTAGATATTACTAACAATTCTGAAAGCGTTGTCAATACAGATGTTGTCGTTTCATCCTCAATTGCAAAGACTGCCAATGAGCATGGTACCGAATTAACAGGGGTGCAAAAAGCTAGATATGAATTGACAACCATGTATCCTCGTTTAAGCGGAGAAGGTTTTACGGTAAATGATGAAGTGTTATCAAAAGCAATTGATCTGGAACCAGGTGAAACAACCACTGTCAAAGTTCAAATGGGTGTAACGACTAGGGAAATACCTGAATCAACCACAGACTATGAACGTTATGCTGAATATGATGCAGAGACGGCTTACTTAACTCAATTGAACGAATATAATCAATGGTGGGCTGAAAATGTCCCCTACATTGATATACCCGATCAAAATATGAAGAAAATGTCCTATTACCGAACATTTATGAGCCGTTATAATTACGTCGATGCAAATATTCCAGGAAATGATTTTCAGTTCCCGGTATCGATTGAGGGAATTCTTGGTTATAATAATGCGATTCAGTTGACACAGCCGATGCATATGCAAGATCTGAAGTATTTCAGAGATCCTATTTATTCATATGGAAATTGGGTCTCTTCTGGAGAAAGTTCTAAATATTCTGCGTTTCAAGACAATCCTGGTGACCCCGCTCATTGGAATAATACATATGAGCAATGGATTGCAGATGAAGCGTGGGAGTCTTACAAAGTCCATGGTGGAGATGAAAAAATACTTGAAAACCTTGCCCGTTATGCAGAAGGGGATGTAAAAGGACAATTAGATAAATATGATCCGAACAATAACTATCTTGTACAATATGACTGGGGTTCGCTCACTGGTAATGATGCTGATGCTGTTGCATTAAATTGGAGAGATCGTGATCAGGACAGAACTGATCAGAGTGCATTTAACTATTCCGGTGCTTTGGCAGCTGCCGAGATCTATTCCATTTTAGGTAAAGAAGATAAAGCGCAGGAAATGACGGCATTGGCTGAGAATATTCAACAGTCGTTGCTGGATGTGTTATGGGATGATTCTGAGGGGGAAAATGGGAAAGTATTTAAACAACGGGATATTGAATCCGGCGAACTGGTACCGTGGAAAGACCAGCAAAACTTCTCACCTTTCACACATGAATTAGTACCAAACACGGATGATTATAAGCAGGCACTACGTTTTTATGCCGATGCAGAACAATTTCCGATCATGCCGTTTTTCACCGCTAACCAATATGATAAACAGCAGGCAATTGAAGCGGGTGTTGGGGGAACGAACAATTTTTCCAACATCAACTCTACATTACAGGCAAGATTGTTCGCAACAGCGATCAGAGAGTATCCGTCTGAGTACATTACACCAACGATGTACCGCAAATTAATCGAATGGTCGACTTGGACTCAGTATATTGATGGAGACAATCGATATCCAGATAATAACGAGTTCTGGAACAGTTATAATGAAGAAACAGGACAGATTGAATACCGTTCTTGGATCCATCACAATATATTAGGTGCTTATAACTTCTCGATTATTGAAGATATTGCCGGTATGAAACCGAGAGAAGATGATATGGTAGAACTATGGCCAATAGATATGGGGTATGATTATTTCACAGTTAATAATTTACGCTATCATGATAGTGATCTAACGATTGTATGGGATCGAGTAGATGGGGACAAACACTATGAAAATTCTCCTGAAGGGTATTCACTTTATCTGGATGGACAGCGTGTATTCACGGTTGATGATCTGGTTCATGTAAGTTATGATCCCGCAACAGGTGATGTCACGATTTTGGACGACGAAAGCGAAGCCTCCATTTTACACAGTGAAGTGAAACTGGATGGTTTTAAGGAAGCGACTTCGGTAACACTTTCTTCCAACGAAAGAGCGGTAGATATGTTCCAGAAAGCGGGTGTGGATCTTTCAGTAGAAACTTCTAACGTAGAAAACCTTGCAAAAGGAAAGCCTGTACAAGCTTCTTATACCTCAGAAGGTACAGCGCCTGAGGAAGTAACGAAAGCAAAGAATGCCGTAGACGGTTTCACGGTCAGTGGCTTACCAACGACTCGTGGCAATCATTATGCGGCTCCAAATCCGATTTGGGGAACAAAAGGTTCGGATAATGAGCAGGAATGGTTTGAAGTGGACTTAGGTGAGCCAACTACTTTTGACAACGTAAAGTTATATTTCTACAATGACAAACATTTAGGTAATTATCGTGAACCAATGTACTACACTGTGCAGTACCTGGATGGTGAGGACTGGGTATCCGTACCTTATCAAAAGAAAAGTCCTCTCCAGGCGAATTTTAATGAAGTACAGTTTAATTCAATAACTTCGGAAAAAGTAAGAGTTTCGATGACACCGTACCCTGGTTATGCGGTAGGTTTAAAAGAAATTCAAGTTTTTGAAACAGGTATAGAAGTTCCGGTTGAGCCAAATAAAGCGCCTGAAGTAAGTGTGTCCATTGATGAAGATTATAGTCAGCCGATGAAAAAGCGGTTCATTGCATCTGTTGAGGATGATGGACAACCTAAAGCATTTCCAGAAATATCCTGGTCAAAAACATCCGGACCAGGGGAAGTTATTTTTGACAATCAAAACGTTATCAGAACAGTTGCGAGTTTCAGTGAAGAAGGTAGGTATGTATTAACGGTAACAGCGGATGATGGGGAGTATTCGACCTCCGAAGATATAGAATTCGACATTGTACAGGAAAACATGAACCTTGCACAGAATGCAACACCATCTACTTCCTTTATTTCATCCTGGGAAGACTTGGATGCGATCAATAACGGCATTGATCCAGAAGATTCAGGAGATAAAAATGGAGGTGCATATGGTAACTGGGGCAACGATTCTGAAACGGAGTGGGTACAGTACACTTGGGAAGATCCTGTCGTCATTAATCAGTCGGATGTATACTGGTGGACAGATGGTGGTGGAATACAGATGCCAGAATCTTATACACTGGAATATATGACAGAAGAAGGCGAATGGGAACATGTTGATATCATTGATGGTATGGGTGTAGAACCAGATAAGTACAATACGACAACGTTTGAACCCATTGTAACGACAGGATTACGCATGACGATTACTAGAGGTGCCCAGTGGACTGGAATTCTTGAATGGAAAGTATTTGAGCCACCTGTACTCGGATTGTATCCTGAAGATGTAAAAGTGCGTGTTCAGACTGGTGAACAACCAAATTTACCAGAAACGGTACAGAAGGTATTCGATGGCCTTCGTCAAGATACGAAAGTAACGTGGAATGATATAAATGACGGGCAATTGGAACAGTCAGATACGCAATTTACTATTTGGGGATCACTTGTCTCGTCCTCTCAGATGATCTCAGCGACAATTTATGTAAGAGATGAATCAAGTGTCACGATCAATACGATTACAGATCAGCATGTTATCACAAAAGCAGGTCAGGAACCATTTTTACCATCAACGGTAGAAGTCCAATACAATGACGGTTCAATGGATAATGTCAATGTTGAAGTAACGTGGGAAGAAATTGATCCTTCCCAGTACGCTGAAGAAGGTGAATTCACTGTTAGTGGTGAGGTAGAAGGGACAGATAAAGAAGCGTTACTTCATGTGACAGTGGAAAAAGCTGAAAACGAAGAACCACAGCCACAACCAGAGGATCCCGAGATCGTTTCAACAGAGCCAGTTGAAGTAACAACTGAAGCTGGTGTGGAACCAGAATTACCGGATACTGTCACTGGTGTGTACGATGATGAAAGTACAGAACAAGTTGAGGTAGGATGGGATGCGGTAGATCCAGCGGAATACGAAGAGCCAGGAAGTTTCGAAGTGGAAGGTACGGTCAATGGTACTGATATTCAAGCTATTGCTATCGTTACGGTAATAGAACCTGAACCAGAACTGCAGAAAGAAATGGTATTATGGTATACATTTGATGAGGGCGAAGGCACAAGTATTGCTGATTCGTCTTCTAAAGATAATAACGGTGATCTGAATGGGGAACCATATTGGATCGAAGGTGTGCAAGGTGGTGCCCTTCAATTTAACGGGGAAAACAATTTTATAGATGTTGGTAATAGCCAGGAACTGCAGCCATCCAATATTACCGTTTCATACTGGATTAAGCGTGCAGGTGAAATGGGTAAAAATAATATATTCTGGGCGAAACCCGACGGTGGATGGAACCAAGATGGCTGGTATTTAACTTATGATGATGGCTACTCATCATTTATGGTGGTAGATGGATTTAACCGCTTCTATGTAGACGAGCCTGCTGACGAATTTCTACCTTTGAATGAATGGACACATGTTGTTGCAACGTTTGATTCAGATTCAAATGAAGCGTCGATCTACAAGAATGGGGAACCTCAGGAAGTAACCATTGCAGAAGAAGATGGACTGGAAAGTATTACGGCAACCGATGATCCAAAATATTTAGGCTACACGAATCCACAATTTGATGATGGTTTCATTCAGACTGGGCTCGATGATTTTCGGATTTATAACTACGCCATGACAGCGGAAGAAGTAAGTACTATTTATGAAACAGGCGGGGAAGATCCAGTAATAGAAGAAACAGAAGAAGTACTGATTGAAACGGAAACAGGAATTATGCCGGAACTGCCAGCGTCGATCGAGGTAACATATAATGATGGAACGACACAACAGCTTGAAGTGACTTGGGATTCTATCGATCCTTCCCAGCTGGAGGAACCTAGAAGCTTTGAAGTGGTAGGTACTATCAATGGTACAAATGTCGAAGTTGTAGCACAAATAACAGTAACAGCTAAACCTGTTCTCGAAACGATTGAATTATCTGCGGATAGGTCAGATCTGGAGCCAGGAGAAAGCACTACGCTTCAGGTGGAAGGTTGGATGAGTGACGAATCAGAAGTTGATCTTAGCAATGCAACGATCGAATTTTCCAGCAATAACAATGATTTTGTAGCATTTGATGACAACAAGCTTATGTTATCCGAAGATACAGACGAGTTGAATGCCATTGAAGTAACGGCTGTGGTTACACTGGATGGAGCAGAAGTGACCTCCAATACGTTAATGATTGAAGTGAATTATCCACCTGTAGATACAAGCGAATTATCTGCAGAGATAGAAAAAGCGGAGGGCTTGTTGGAAAATGCAGAAGTTGGATCAGAGCCAGGACAGTATCCAGAATCTGCAAGTGAAAAGCTGATTCAGGCAGTTGACCAGGCGAAAGAAGCGTTGGAATCCAACACCCAAAGTAGAGTTGATCAAGCAGTATCTAAGCTACAACAGGCTATAACAACTTTCAAGGAATCTATTCATCTCCCTGAAGAACCTGTTGTCGTCGATATTGAACTTAATTACCAGGATATCGTCCTTTCCACAAAAGAGAAAGCAACAGTAAAAGTCGCTGCTCAACTAAGTGACGGAACATCTCAAGACATTACGAAAGATGCCGAGTTCAATATAGAAGACACAAATATCGCGACTGTGAACAAGCAAGGAAAAATATCTGCGAAACAAGCAGGTGTTACAAGCTTAAATGTTTCCTATGCTGGCTTTAACAAGGAAATCGCAGTTATGGTTTATGCTCCATCCATCAAGATTGGAGAAGAAACACCGGTATTTGCCGGAACTACGATTGAGGTGGAAGGTACAAACGCAACCATTACATTGCCTGATGATCTTCCAACAGGAACGACAGTAACGATAAACAGGTTGGAAACAGAAGACATCCAGCATTCGGGTTATGAGATTGCGGGTGATGTTCTGGATGTACACTTTGAATATCCTGAAAATAAAAGTTCAGAAGAACCTTTCAACTTAACATTAGGATTTGATGAGGAGAAATATAGCGAGAATATGGTAAGTATCTATTATTTTAATGAAGAGAAAGGTGAATGGGAAGCACGAGGTGGTGAAGCGGAAAATGGTTTAATTACGTTGTCTGTTCCGCACTTCTCCATATATGGAGTTTTTGCACAATCAAAAACAGATTCAGGTGGACCGGACACAGATTTAGGATCTAAAGATAGTGACAGTTTATCAAGTGACAATCAGTCTCCTGTTCCAAGTAAAGATAAATTGCCTGGAACAGCAACATCTATATTCAATTACATGTTGGCAGGCGTAATCCTAGTTGCAATAGCTTCTATTTTACTGTTTATGCATAGAAGAAAAATTAAATCATAA
- a CDS encoding carbohydrate ABC transporter permease, producing MRYKYLPYLLLVPVFTMIIVVVFIPLVTTFIYSFQSYRLTNVEEKAKFIGLDNYVALFQDDRFISSLITSLIYIVGSVLGMLILALITAQLANQAFKGRSLFRATILLPWAVAPVVAAQAWKFMFETDFGIINHVLKSLGLIERSIPWLVSSDHAMMSVILTNVWKTTPLLTLIIISGLQTISKELYESSDIDGASAWRKYYHITLPLIRPFIAMGLIFTTLQTINVIDIIYVMTGGGPGEATEIFTLYNYKVFFQYLDFGLGGAMAVVGVSVIGILIYFYSRSMNKQMDA from the coding sequence TTGAGATACAAATATTTACCTTACCTGTTATTAGTGCCTGTTTTTACGATGATTATTGTAGTGGTATTCATTCCTTTGGTAACGACATTCATATATAGTTTCCAGTCATATCGTCTGACAAACGTTGAAGAAAAAGCAAAATTTATTGGATTGGATAATTATGTAGCACTATTTCAGGATGACAGGTTTATATCATCATTGATTACCAGTTTGATATATATTGTTGGAAGCGTCCTAGGAATGCTCATTCTGGCTTTAATTACTGCTCAACTGGCAAATCAAGCATTCAAAGGCAGATCATTGTTTCGTGCAACCATATTATTACCTTGGGCTGTTGCACCAGTTGTTGCAGCTCAGGCATGGAAATTTATGTTTGAAACAGACTTTGGGATCATCAATCATGTTTTGAAAAGTTTAGGGTTAATCGAAAGAAGTATTCCTTGGTTAGTTTCTTCTGATCATGCCATGATGAGTGTTATCCTAACAAACGTTTGGAAGACAACTCCACTGTTAACTTTAATTATCATCTCCGGTTTGCAAACGATATCAAAGGAATTATATGAATCGTCGGATATTGACGGTGCTAGTGCATGGAGGAAGTATTACCATATAACACTTCCGTTAATACGTCCATTTATTGCCATGGGATTGATTTTTACAACTCTACAAACAATCAATGTCATTGATATTATCTATGTGATGACTGGTGGAGGTCCTGGGGAAGCAACGGAAATATTCACACTTTACAACTATAAGGTGTTCTTCCAATATCTCGATTTTGGTTTAGGTGGTGCGATGGCAGTTGTCGGAGTATCAGTGATTGGTATATTGATCTACTTCTATAGCCGGAGCATGAATAAACAGATGGATGCCTAA
- a CDS encoding class II fructose-bisphosphate aldolase, whose protein sequence is MTKSLKQLFEDYEGKRAIGSFNVHCLEMLPAMLEGAKEVNAPIIIQTSPGTAEYIGFDLLVNSIETLSERLEIDVCLHMDHCKDIDILKKAIDAGYSSVMYDGSSLDIVENIKNTRIVTKYARSRKVSVEGEVGTIGGAEDGMVVAEKDAIYTHPEDAYKFVRETGVDAIAVAIGTTHGQYKSKANINFELLEELSTNMKDVGLVLHGGTGVSDEDMRRCVRQGMKKVNVGTELNKSYIEEVNKTFSSATPLTSLRKLLLPANNRIRDIVIEKSKLFQLM, encoded by the coding sequence ATGACTAAAAGTTTAAAGCAATTATTTGAGGACTACGAAGGAAAAAGAGCTATAGGTTCTTTCAATGTTCACTGTCTAGAGATGTTACCTGCTATGCTAGAAGGGGCAAAAGAAGTTAATGCACCAATCATTATTCAAACATCACCTGGGACAGCAGAATATATAGGTTTTGATTTGTTAGTGAATAGTATCGAGACCTTATCCGAAAGGTTAGAAATAGATGTATGTTTACACATGGATCACTGCAAGGATATAGATATCCTTAAAAAGGCTATCGATGCGGGTTATAGCTCCGTTATGTACGATGGATCTAGTTTAGATATTGTTGAAAATATTAAGAACACAAGAATAGTAACAAAATATGCTCGCTCTAGAAAAGTTTCAGTTGAAGGTGAAGTCGGAACAATCGGTGGTGCTGAAGATGGCATGGTAGTTGCAGAAAAAGATGCCATTTATACTCATCCTGAAGATGCTTACAAATTTGTTAGGGAAACAGGAGTGGACGCAATAGCCGTTGCTATCGGAACAACTCATGGGCAATATAAATCAAAAGCCAATATTAATTTTGAATTATTAGAAGAACTGTCTACAAACATGAAAGATGTTGGATTGGTACTTCATGGAGGTACCGGCGTATCTGATGAAGATATGAGAAGGTGTGTTAGACAAGGTATGAAAAAAGTAAACGTTGGAACAGAATTGAACAAATCTTATATTGAAGAAGTTAATAAAACATTCTCCTCAGCAACGCCATTAACTTCTCTTAGAAAACTTCTATTACCTGCCAATAATAGAATAAGAGATATTGTGATAGAGAAATCAAAACTGTTCCAACTAATGTAA
- a CDS encoding PTS sugar transporter subunit IIC has product MAIIDFIINSILTQASITIALIAFAGLLLQRKPFGEVMSGSFKTMLGFLVLSAGSSIIVGSLLYFGDIFSEGFGMEGIVPSIEAINGQAMNDLGLANQIALTFLAIFIFNIILARFTKWKYIFLTGQAILWMATMTTVFGSAAGFSGISLIIVGGLVGGFFAVAMPAIAQPIVRKITGTDDIALGHFCTIGYLFAAGISKVAGKNSGSTENIKFPKGLGFLSDTYLSVAFVMVPLYMVTALFAGAEFGSELSGDVNYVVFAFLQAVQFVVGVYVLLSGVRLLLAEIVPAFRGIALKVVPDAKPALDCPVLFPYAPNAVTAGFVTTTIGTVIAMFVLPWFGLAMILPGMLTNFFAGGTAGIFMNAVGGKRGVLIGGIAHGFFITLLPALLVPHFNNLGFINTTATDVDTVAAGLFFEWLIHPIMNLFA; this is encoded by the coding sequence ATGGCGATTATTGATTTTATTATTAATAGCATATTAACACAGGCTTCCATTACGATAGCGTTAATCGCATTTGCCGGTTTGTTATTGCAGAGAAAACCTTTTGGTGAAGTCATGTCTGGTAGTTTCAAGACAATGCTAGGTTTCCTGGTTCTTTCTGCAGGTTCTTCTATTATTGTTGGTTCCCTACTATATTTTGGTGATATATTCTCCGAAGGTTTTGGAATGGAAGGTATTGTACCATCCATTGAGGCTATTAATGGGCAAGCAATGAATGACTTGGGATTAGCAAATCAAATTGCATTAACATTTTTGGCTATTTTTATATTTAACATTATTTTGGCTAGGTTTACAAAATGGAAATATATCTTCCTAACAGGACAAGCAATTTTGTGGATGGCTACCATGACTACTGTATTTGGTAGTGCAGCAGGCTTTTCTGGAATAAGCTTAATTATTGTCGGCGGTTTAGTAGGTGGCTTTTTTGCAGTAGCAATGCCTGCAATAGCACAGCCAATTGTAAGAAAAATTACCGGAACTGATGATATTGCTTTAGGACACTTCTGTACCATTGGTTATCTTTTTGCAGCTGGCATTTCAAAAGTCGCAGGAAAAAATTCTGGTTCTACTGAAAATATAAAATTCCCAAAAGGACTAGGTTTTTTGTCAGATACGTACCTTTCAGTAGCATTCGTGATGGTTCCACTATATATGGTTACTGCCCTTTTTGCAGGAGCAGAGTTTGGATCTGAATTATCTGGTGATGTAAATTATGTAGTATTTGCATTCTTACAAGCAGTTCAATTCGTAGTAGGTGTTTATGTATTACTTTCTGGTGTTCGATTACTATTAGCTGAAATTGTCCCAGCATTTAGGGGTATTGCATTAAAAGTTGTTCCAGATGCAAAACCAGCATTAGATTGCCCTGTATTATTCCCATATGCTCCTAATGCCGTTACAGCAGGTTTTGTAACAACAACAATTGGTACAGTGATCGCAATGTTTGTTCTTCCATGGTTTGGATTAGCTATGATTTTACCAGGTATGTTAACCAACTTTTTTGCCGGAGGTACTGCAGGGATATTTATGAATGCTGTTGGAGGTAAAAGAGGAGTATTAATTGGTGGAATTGCGCATGGATTTTTCATTACATTGCTTCCGGCTCTACTAGTTCCACACTTTAACAACCTTGGATTTATTAATACAACAGCCACGGATGTTGATACAGTCGCAGCTGGTTTATTTTTCGAGTGGCTTATTCATCCCATAATGAATCTATTCGCGTAA
- a CDS encoding carbohydrate ABC transporter permease, producing the protein MKKKKSLLFWIGLVLIILINVIPYLWTVLTSLKQQGEIYDVKILPETFFLDNYVAVISQSGFLTNIFNSIIVSGVTALVCISIGVPAAYAFARLKFKFKNTLFMLVLFITIFPGIFIISPLFSFLRSIGAIDTYFALIIPYVAYFTPLVVWILTGFFRTIPSAIEEVAIMDGCSVFKVITRIVLPLSLPGILTVGIISFTLSWNEFLFALIFTSSDNARTVPVAISQFQGVHSLNWGQMTAAAVTATIPIVLISIALQKYIISGLTAGAIKE; encoded by the coding sequence ATGAAGAAGAAAAAAAGTTTGTTATTTTGGATTGGCTTGGTACTGATTATTCTTATTAATGTTATTCCCTATTTGTGGACAGTACTTACCTCTCTGAAACAGCAAGGAGAAATTTATGATGTCAAAATTTTGCCAGAGACATTCTTTCTAGATAATTACGTAGCGGTTATTAGCCAAAGTGGCTTTTTAACCAATATCTTTAACAGTATCATCGTATCCGGTGTAACAGCATTGGTTTGTATCTCAATTGGAGTCCCAGCTGCATATGCTTTTGCTCGTTTAAAGTTCAAATTTAAAAACACATTGTTTATGCTGGTGCTGTTTATTACTATTTTTCCTGGGATATTTATTATAAGTCCACTTTTCAGTTTTTTAAGAAGTATCGGAGCAATAGATACTTACTTTGCTTTGATTATTCCATATGTCGCATACTTTACGCCACTAGTTGTCTGGATCCTTACCGGATTCTTTAGAACGATTCCTTCAGCTATTGAAGAAGTAGCGATCATGGACGGTTGTAGTGTATTTAAAGTCATCACTCGAATTGTTTTACCATTGTCATTGCCAGGAATTTTAACGGTAGGAATTATTTCTTTTACATTGTCATGGAATGAATTCTTATTCGCATTGATTTTCACATCATCAGACAATGCAAGAACAGTTCCAGTGGCTATTTCACAATTCCAAGGGGTTCATTCCTTGAACTGGGGACAAATGACTGCAGCAGCTGTGACGGCAACCATACCAATTGTTCTGATTTCGATTGCTTTACAGAAGTATATCATCAGTGGTTTAACGGCAGGTGCGATTAAAGAGTAG